TAACATACAAGGGCTGATTGTTCACAAATGACGAATTACCACGGATTACAACCTTTGTCGAACCACCAACTCCTGAAGAACTTTTTGTTACTGCAACACCAGCAATTTTACCTGCAACAGTGTTTATAAGGTTAGCATCTTTTACACGAGTTAACTCTTCTCCTTTAAGTTCTTGAGCTGCATAAGTCAAAGATTTTCTCGTTTTCTTTATCCCTAAAGAAGTTACCACAACCTCGTTTAATGCATTTGATGCTCCTTGAACCATTTTTACATTAATTGTAGCAGCATCTCCTACAACAATTGTTTGAGTTTCCAGTCCAACATAAGTAAAAACTAAAGTCTGACCTTTTTGAACTTCGATTGAATACAATCCGTCAAAATCGGTAGTTGTTCCCTTTTGACCTCCTTGTACTGCAACAGAAGCACCTGGTAATGGCATACCATCAGAATCTGTAATCACACCCTTGACACTTTTTACTTGTGCAAGCGAAACCTGCGCCGTAAAAACAATCATAAAGATTAAGAAAATTTTTTTCATGTTTATTTTATTTTGTTAGTTATGAAGTAAAATTATTCTTAAGACATTGTTAAAAAAAATAAATTAAACCAACGACAATAAAATTTAAACCAACGACATAAATCATTCAATAATGCGTTTTACGAAAACGTTCTATTCAAAAAATAAAACATCATTTAAGTTTATTTGGGAAATTTTATTCAAAAAAATTGCGACTTTGCCTTTAATTGTTTAAAGTTGCACAAGATTTGATTCTTGTTAAGAAAAATCTAAAATCCCTAATCAGTAACCAATTGAAAGAAATAAGAAAAGTTAAGTTTAACATAAAACTGCAAAATCACATTTGGTTTTGGGGAGTGTATTTTACTTTGAATTTTTTAAGATGGGGAGCTTACTTTAATGATTATCCCTACGCTTTCAAATCAAACTTAATTGAGTTCTCTTTAGTGATTCCTTTGGTATATCTGAATTTATTTGTTTTGGTTCCAAAGTACGTATTGAAGCAAAAATATATTACGTATACATTTCTATTGCTTCTTAGCCTATTTGCAATTTATTTAGCCAAAACTGCCCTGACCTATTATATAATATCTGAAAATATTTGGCCAGAAGCCAATAGAGAATACCATCCTTTTGAAATCAATCATATTGTAGCTGTTTGCATTGGAGAGCTGTATGTTTTGGCAATGGCATCTTCAGTATATCTTACTTTAACTTGGCTGAAAGAACGAGAAAGAAACAGATCGCTGCGAGAAAATCAGTTTAAAATCAAATTAAAATATCTCGAAAACCAAATTCAGCCCCATTTTTTCTTTAATACCTTAAATAATCTATACGCGCTTTCATTAGAATCTTCCAAAAAAGTCCCTGATGTTATTATCAAACTTTCTAACTTAATGGAATATGTTCTTTATGATGTGAAAGGAACCAAATTTGTTCCTTTAATAAAAGAGATTGATTACATTCAGAATTATATTGAAATCGAAAAACTGCGTTTTGAAAATGTAGAAGTAACTATAAATCTGGAATCGAATATTGAAGATGTAGTTGTACCGCCCTTAATTTTTATCTCATTAGTTGAAAATGCGTTTAAACATGGTGGCGTAAACAATAAAAATTTAAAAATTAAAATCAATTGCAAAGTTATCGACAACAAAATTCTTGATTTTGAAATCTTAAATAATTTTGTAATTTCACAAAATGATACCTCTAAAAGAGGAATTGGTTTAGTTAATACAAAAAAAAGATTGAAACTTATTTATAGAAATAATTTCAGTCTTAAACAAAAAACTAAACTAAATTTCTACATAACCAGACTACAAATACCTACTCAGAATGAAGATTAAATGCGTGTTAATTGATGATGAGCCTTTAGCGATTAAAGTCCTGCAAAATTATTTTACCAATTTTACAGATTTTGAAGTTATAGCAACATTCAATAACTCTTTAGAAGCGCTGGATTTTATCAACAGTACTCCTGTCGATGCCGTCTTTTTAGATATTAACATGCCCATGATGACTGGTTTTGAATTGATCAGCCTTGTTGAAAATAAAACCAAAGTAATTATCACAACTGCTTTTAGAGAATTTGCTGCCGAAAGTTATGATCTTGATGTATTAGATTATTTAGTAAAACCAATTCCGTTGCCAAGATTTATAAAATGCATCAATAAAATCACAACCGAATACAATCTCAAAAACAATATTAAAGTCGAAACTGCAAAAGGTGACTCTCATATTTTTATCAAAGTCGATAAAAAAATGATGAAAATTAATATTGAAGAAATTTTGTTTGTCGAAGGAATGAAAGAATACATCAAAGTTGTCACGCCAGACAAAACCTATATTACCCACAAATCTTT
This portion of the Flavobacterium panacagri genome encodes:
- a CDS encoding sensor histidine kinase encodes the protein MKEIRKVKFNIKLQNHIWFWGVYFTLNFLRWGAYFNDYPYAFKSNLIEFSLVIPLVYLNLFVLVPKYVLKQKYITYTFLLLLSLFAIYLAKTALTYYIISENIWPEANREYHPFEINHIVAVCIGELYVLAMASSVYLTLTWLKERERNRSLRENQFKIKLKYLENQIQPHFFFNTLNNLYALSLESSKKVPDVIIKLSNLMEYVLYDVKGTKFVPLIKEIDYIQNYIEIEKLRFENVEVTINLESNIEDVVVPPLIFISLVENAFKHGGVNNKNLKIKINCKVIDNKILDFEILNNFVISQNDTSKRGIGLVNTKKRLKLIYRNNFSLKQKTKLNFYITRLQIPTQNED
- a CDS encoding LytR/AlgR family response regulator transcription factor, which encodes MKIKCVLIDDEPLAIKVLQNYFTNFTDFEVIATFNNSLEALDFINSTPVDAVFLDINMPMMTGFELISLVENKTKVIITTAFREFAAESYDLDVLDYLVKPIPLPRFIKCINKITTEYNLKNNIKVETAKGDSHIFIKVDKKMMKINIEEILFVEGMKEYIKVVTPDKTYITHKSLTSLSEELPADRFLRIHKSYVIALNKVKSIEGNRVQIQSYNIPIGRNYSKDVKNKILE